In one window of Ruminococcus albus AD2013 DNA:
- a CDS encoding O-acetylhomoserine aminocarboxypropyltransferase/cysteine synthase family protein — protein sequence MSNINERKLRFETRQLHVGQESPDPATDARAVPIYLTSSYVFHNSEHAADRFGLRDAGNIYGRLTNPTQGVFEERIASLEGGVAALAVSSGAAAITYAIQGAAHAGDHIVAAKNIYGGTYNLLKHTLPAYGIESTFVDPFDYDAIEAAIQDNTKAIEIETLGNPNSEVVDIERIAKIAHAHNIPLIVDNTFATPYLVRPIEHGADIVVHSATKFIGGHGTTIGGVIVDSGNFNWEGAGKHPWLYEPNVSYHGVSFTKAVGAAAYVTYIRAILLRDTGSTLSPVHAFVFLQGLETLSLRVERHVENALKVVQFLKSQPQVEKVNHPSISEDPVQQELYKKYFPNGGGSIFTFEIKGGAAEAQKFIDNLQLFSLLANVADVKSLAIHPASTTHSECNEEELLEQGIRPNTIRLSIGTEHIDDIIEDLSEAFKAL from the coding sequence ATGAGTAATATAAATGAGAGAAAACTGAGATTTGAGACCAGACAGCTTCACGTAGGTCAGGAGAGCCCCGACCCTGCAACCGATGCAAGAGCAGTTCCGATATATCTGACATCCAGCTATGTGTTCCACAACTCCGAGCACGCTGCTGACAGATTCGGTCTGAGAGATGCAGGCAACATCTACGGCAGACTTACAAACCCCACACAGGGCGTTTTTGAAGAGAGAATAGCTTCCCTCGAAGGCGGCGTTGCCGCTCTGGCAGTATCCTCTGGTGCGGCTGCTATAACCTACGCTATACAGGGCGCAGCTCACGCAGGTGACCACATCGTAGCAGCTAAGAACATCTACGGCGGTACTTACAACCTGCTGAAGCACACACTTCCCGCTTACGGCATCGAAAGCACATTCGTTGATCCTTTCGATTATGACGCTATCGAAGCTGCTATTCAGGATAACACCAAGGCTATCGAGATAGAGACTCTCGGCAACCCCAATTCCGAGGTCGTTGATATCGAGCGCATCGCGAAGATCGCACACGCTCACAATATCCCCCTGATAGTTGATAATACATTCGCTACACCTTATCTGGTAAGACCTATCGAGCACGGTGCTGATATCGTTGTTCATTCCGCAACTAAGTTCATCGGCGGTCACGGCACAACAATAGGCGGCGTTATCGTTGACAGCGGCAATTTCAACTGGGAAGGCGCTGGCAAGCACCCCTGGCTGTATGAACCAAACGTAAGCTACCACGGCGTAAGCTTCACAAAGGCAGTTGGCGCAGCAGCTTATGTTACATACATCAGAGCTATCCTGCTGAGAGATACAGGCTCTACCCTCTCTCCCGTACACGCATTCGTATTCCTGCAGGGTCTGGAGACACTTTCTCTCAGAGTTGAGCGTCACGTTGAGAACGCACTGAAAGTCGTTCAGTTCCTGAAATCTCAGCCCCAGGTAGAAAAGGTAAATCACCCCTCGATATCCGAAGATCCTGTTCAGCAGGAGCTTTACAAGAAGTACTTCCCCAATGGCGGCGGTTCTATATTCACATTCGAGATAAAGGGCGGTGCAGCAGAAGCTCAGAAGTTCATCGACAATCTGCAGCTGTTCAGCCTGCTGGCTAACGTTGCTGACGTTAAGTCACTGGCTATCCACCCCGCATCTACAACTCATTCCGAGTGCAATGAGGAAGAACTGCTGGAGCAGGGTATCCGTCCCAACACTATCAGACTTTCCATCGGTACAGAACATATCGACGATATCATAGAAGACCTCTCCGAGGCATTCAAGGCTCTCTAA
- a CDS encoding Spy0128 family protein → MRKSTHRPQYRLLSGLLSLVCLFTVAFGSVPSVSAESAELPENIELFFSKTETDGTGEVISDDGRTADYTIEGKTQQVNVTLRLSLNKTYEAGRLEIEVPYSAFEDRYGDPFALTAKEAFLNQLSTDTSLLKVKEDRSYTDGVIILENVKASSPHIDLNLHYTISANRVADNSEQGYTIKIFDNELGEDRTPDTITASFHTHVRDAEVYKYTENDGVNQGCYYAWDDMLESKYHLSRYGIDEAEFKKQLKEYAFIGYRLETSVEYNQPVITYIDDLPDGGEVIAVSQAADYENTIPLEKEEDGEYAGQWKYEGAASRFIVLVRYPRETAEAVDSNGKRVKLKNDATITYAGIDGDENDVTYDSDSVTSVWQDMGAIYSGDIWSVVKKGGPDPVGAVDLLKAGKDAELTYDIEGIGLTYKYGAVDDFTYKDGPYWMEVVDDALYVNGLGDDGSDIKRLQPDDFYFRTFTMEVVHKAVKSVTLNLDVKESEDLPINKRKPVEVYVMTADDPDKWQLDQEISLADGNSNFRYADEDGNTVFEFKHDKVYRIKFVYRDANGDINLRSKVSGVLRGEGPVVKQVLENMDKIHLENFQVYNWDAQMGYNAAGEWENPTNGSTIYAAKDYVKQDLIDLDAELYDGHSNEEGNIKVATRLSAKNNLTSIDPFCGLSKKSNGIVQEDKKVYTSYYLAAVTGRASNEADLRQLAELGVIRGDKEIVFHELLPMGMSVIEVTPMQDKLVLSDSPKEYNWEQLWRKKSGQVEPINTEVPEVTFETIENYKGTHRQYAKITVKYNDLPVVKLGEGSDSCYSLGSVIYLKAVADYEELRSTKLDNFAEAQFIDKNGKPFDLVGLKALADDGKIFEEVKDRDGNQVFEDIDGDGDTTHTNIVAAMAEDEVTMFYSATTLKKKIKADDYDLDFKDFTQTYAGHNYTYRLQFFSNEGLSKNVVIYDSIEEAYKEPEFAGMPYWKGTLYGVDISEAKEEFGDVKVFVNTNKFYDEVEMATDTALGKPGLVPEMLTEENNWYEIDPDNYDNWAKVKTIAFKIGEDVEFGSAQDMPHSVCVYLKMTAPDSIHKDQTKTNQVLAYNAPAYYCEKSVQTRWVKDTTIANVVTIGLKSAVKSFPAIAKTVDGDTSDDFEAVCDFGIKPLNGAPAPRAYKDGVWGKAISTVKVPVNGTETAIGDENGSLMFTEPGVFEYEVSEKTGNKKGMTYSGEKFKVVFTVSDVRRDIQYDDNTELTVKTEVYRTHDFEGKALSEPVEVQQIEFTNKYSPAPARAAIPVISKKIEGSARGAEKRFIFSIQPFTNLGGRSDAPAPENTRVTITGEGTAEFGKVEFTKAGQYDYAIFEVNSAYTGYTFDTRGYLVRFNVTDNDGQLEAELLPLQVLYPETRYYEPADKAEFVNEYSPAPTDTVVFPDVVKLFSGTERPDDKVFSFSISAKDGKDIPMPEVTNVTVEGAGKASFGSMTYDKVGVYVYEITEDDLDSSYVGYSKDNTVYTFTVTVTDNDSVLSAKTKLTKGNAEVGAAEFVNDYTPVIAELVPPVAVKEIVGKDPNEAQRVFTFELSAAEGENADIPMPQKTTASVTGSGEAEPFGTIAFSKAGTYRYVISENDLDESYTNYTKDDTVYTLTVTVKDESGEYKAVYSIEKNGDKADELKFVNIYQPNPVDTELDIKKFVEGNAPDEDEVYTFELTGKDGAPVPENTTVDITGAGKAVFGSWTYTEAGVYVYEVSEIAGSSNNCSYDKTVYTVTDTVTDNDGVLTVSRDITDGDGKSADEAVFVNIYDDDVPTDEEDSSEADSSSRPEKDDDSSRGVETPEDSSSNSESSSSESSSSKSDSSETSSAGGSTVQSNSNPNTGVKSLVGIQVVMLGALLCVMKKKKEDK, encoded by the coding sequence ATGAGAAAAAGTACTCATAGACCGCAGTACAGGCTGCTTTCGGGATTGCTCTCGCTGGTATGCCTGTTTACTGTTGCGTTTGGGTCTGTGCCTTCTGTGAGTGCGGAATCTGCTGAACTGCCCGAGAATATCGAGCTGTTCTTCTCGAAAACCGAGACTGACGGTACAGGCGAGGTCATTTCGGATGACGGAAGAACTGCGGATTATACCATCGAGGGCAAAACACAGCAGGTCAACGTAACGCTGAGACTCAGCCTTAACAAGACCTATGAGGCAGGTCGTCTGGAGATAGAGGTTCCTTACAGCGCCTTTGAAGACCGCTACGGTGATCCTTTTGCGCTGACGGCAAAGGAGGCTTTTCTTAATCAGCTCTCGACGGATACTTCGCTGCTGAAGGTCAAGGAGGACAGGTCTTATACTGACGGTGTTATTATTCTTGAGAATGTAAAGGCATCTTCACCGCATATCGACCTTAATCTTCATTACACGATAAGTGCGAACAGGGTAGCCGATAACAGTGAGCAGGGTTACACTATCAAGATCTTCGATAATGAGCTTGGAGAGGACCGCACGCCTGATACTATCACGGCATCTTTCCACACCCATGTCAGAGATGCTGAGGTGTATAAATACACCGAGAACGATGGCGTAAATCAGGGCTGTTACTATGCATGGGACGATATGCTTGAAAGCAAGTATCATCTTTCAAGGTATGGCATTGATGAGGCAGAGTTCAAAAAACAGCTGAAAGAGTATGCTTTCATAGGTTATCGTCTGGAGACCTCTGTGGAATACAATCAGCCTGTTATCACATACATCGATGATCTTCCCGACGGCGGTGAGGTCATCGCTGTATCCCAGGCGGCGGATTATGAAAATACTATCCCGCTTGAAAAAGAGGAAGATGGAGAGTATGCAGGCCAGTGGAAGTATGAGGGCGCAGCTTCACGTTTCATCGTGCTGGTAAGATATCCCAGGGAAACAGCTGAGGCTGTTGATTCAAACGGAAAACGTGTAAAGCTTAAAAACGATGCAACGATCACTTATGCGGGCATTGACGGTGATGAAAACGATGTTACCTATGATTCTGACTCAGTGACTTCTGTATGGCAGGATATGGGCGCTATTTACAGCGGCGATATCTGGAGCGTTGTCAAGAAGGGCGGTCCCGATCCTGTGGGCGCTGTCGATCTGCTGAAAGCAGGCAAGGATGCAGAGCTCACATACGATATCGAGGGCATCGGTCTGACTTACAAGTACGGTGCTGTTGACGACTTCACATACAAGGATGGTCCTTACTGGATGGAAGTTGTTGACGATGCGCTTTATGTGAACGGTCTTGGTGATGACGGAAGTGACATCAAGCGTTTGCAGCCCGATGATTTCTATTTCAGGACCTTCACTATGGAGGTAGTACACAAGGCAGTAAAATCAGTTACACTTAATCTTGATGTTAAGGAAAGTGAAGATCTGCCTATAAACAAGAGAAAGCCTGTTGAAGTATATGTTATGACTGCCGACGATCCCGACAAGTGGCAGCTCGATCAGGAAATATCTCTTGCTGACGGAAACAGCAATTTCAGATATGCCGATGAAGACGGCAACACAGTTTTTGAATTCAAGCACGACAAAGTATACAGGATAAAGTTCGTATACCGCGATGCTAACGGTGATATAAACCTGAGATCCAAGGTATCGGGCGTACTCAGAGGTGAGGGACCTGTTGTAAAGCAGGTGCTTGAAAATATGGATAAGATACATCTGGAAAATTTCCAGGTGTACAACTGGGATGCTCAGATGGGCTACAATGCTGCGGGTGAATGGGAAAATCCGACCAACGGCAGCACCATCTATGCTGCAAAGGATTATGTAAAGCAGGATCTTATTGACCTTGATGCTGAGCTTTATGATGGCCATTCCAACGAAGAAGGCAATATCAAGGTAGCAACAAGACTTTCGGCTAAGAACAATCTGACCAGCATTGATCCTTTCTGCGGACTTTCAAAGAAGAGCAACGGTATTGTTCAGGAGGACAAAAAGGTATATACCTCTTACTACCTGGCTGCTGTTACAGGCAGAGCATCTAATGAGGCAGACCTCAGACAGCTGGCTGAACTGGGAGTCATCAGGGGCGATAAGGAGATAGTGTTCCATGAGCTGCTGCCTATGGGCATGAGTGTTATTGAGGTCACTCCGATGCAGGATAAGCTTGTACTTTCGGACAGCCCCAAGGAGTACAACTGGGAACAGCTGTGGAGAAAGAAAAGCGGTCAGGTTGAACCCATAAACACAGAAGTACCCGAGGTAACTTTTGAAACTATCGAAAACTACAAGGGCACTCACAGGCAGTACGCAAAGATAACGGTGAAGTATAATGATCTTCCTGTGGTGAAGCTCGGCGAGGGCAGCGACAGCTGTTATTCTCTGGGTTCGGTAATATACCTGAAAGCTGTGGCTGACTATGAGGAGCTGAGAAGCACAAAGCTTGACAACTTCGCAGAGGCACAGTTCATCGATAAGAACGGCAAGCCTTTTGATCTTGTGGGTCTGAAAGCGCTGGCTGACGATGGAAAGATATTTGAGGAAGTCAAGGACAGAGACGGTAACCAGGTGTTTGAAGATATCGACGGCGACGGAGATACAACACATACCAATATAGTTGCTGCTATGGCAGAAGACGAAGTTACCATGTTCTATTCCGCAACTACGCTGAAAAAGAAGATCAAGGCAGATGACTATGATCTGGATTTCAAGGACTTTACACAGACCTATGCGGGTCACAACTACACTTACAGACTTCAGTTCTTCTCTAATGAGGGACTTTCTAAGAATGTAGTAATATACGATTCCATAGAGGAAGCTTACAAGGAACCCGAGTTTGCGGGTATGCCTTACTGGAAGGGTACTCTCTACGGAGTGGATATCAGCGAGGCTAAGGAAGAATTCGGTGATGTAAAGGTATTTGTAAACACAAATAAGTTCTATGATGAGGTAGAAATGGCTACCGATACCGCCCTTGGCAAGCCCGGACTTGTACCCGAGATGCTTACCGAGGAAAATAACTGGTACGAGATCGATCCCGATAATTACGATAACTGGGCTAAGGTAAAGACTATCGCATTCAAGATAGGTGAAGATGTCGAATTCGGTTCGGCACAGGATATGCCTCATTCGGTATGCGTTTACCTGAAAATGACAGCACCTGACAGTATCCATAAGGATCAGACCAAGACAAATCAGGTACTGGCTTACAATGCGCCCGCATATTACTGCGAGAAGTCGGTACAGACCAGATGGGTAAAGGATACAACTATCGCTAACGTTGTTACCATAGGTCTTAAATCTGCGGTCAAGAGCTTCCCTGCGATAGCTAAGACCGTTGATGGCGATACATCTGATGATTTTGAGGCTGTCTGCGATTTCGGCATAAAGCCTCTGAACGGTGCGCCTGCACCCAGAGCTTACAAGGACGGCGTATGGGGCAAGGCTATAAGCACTGTCAAGGTACCTGTCAACGGTACAGAAACTGCTATCGGCGATGAGAACGGCAGTCTGATGTTTACTGAGCCGGGCGTATTTGAATACGAGGTATCCGAGAAGACAGGCAATAAGAAAGGCATGACTTACTCCGGCGAGAAGTTCAAGGTAGTATTCACTGTCAGCGATGTCCGCAGGGATATACAGTATGATGATAATACCGAGCTTACTGTTAAGACTGAGGTATACCGCACACATGACTTTGAAGGCAAGGCACTTTCCGAGCCTGTTGAAGTTCAGCAGATAGAGTTTACCAACAAGTATTCTCCTGCGCCTGCAAGGGCTGCGATACCTGTCATCAGCAAGAAGATAGAGGGCAGTGCAAGAGGTGCTGAAAAGCGTTTCATATTCTCGATTCAGCCCTTTACAAATCTTGGCGGCAGAAGCGATGCGCCTGCACCCGAGAATACCAGAGTGACTATCACAGGCGAGGGTACTGCTGAATTCGGCAAGGTCGAATTCACCAAGGCAGGTCAGTACGATTATGCTATATTTGAAGTTAATTCGGCTTATACAGGCTATACTTTCGATACCAGAGGATATCTGGTAAGATTCAACGTTACAGACAATGACGGTCAGCTTGAAGCAGAGCTGCTTCCTTTGCAGGTGCTGTATCCCGAAACCAGGTATTACGAGCCTGCTGATAAGGCTGAGTTCGTAAACGAGTATTCACCTGCACCTACCGACACGGTAGTATTCCCTGATGTTGTCAAGCTGTTCAGCGGTACTGAAAGACCTGACGACAAGGTATTCAGCTTCAGCATATCGGCTAAGGACGGCAAGGATATCCCTATGCCCGAAGTAACAAATGTTACTGTTGAGGGCGCAGGCAAGGCTTCCTTCGGAAGCATGACCTATGATAAGGTCGGTGTATATGTTTACGAGATAACCGAGGACGACCTCGACAGCAGCTATGTTGGCTACTCCAAGGATAATACTGTATACACATTCACTGTAACTGTTACCGATAATGACAGCGTTCTTTCTGCTAAGACCAAGCTTACAAAGGGTAATGCAGAAGTCGGCGCGGCTGAGTTTGTGAATGATTATACTCCTGTTATTGCAGAACTGGTACCTCCTGTGGCTGTAAAGGAGATAGTCGGAAAAGACCCCAATGAAGCACAGCGCGTGTTCACATTTGAGCTTTCTGCTGCTGAGGGAGAAAATGCCGATATCCCTATGCCTCAGAAGACGACAGCTTCTGTAACAGGAAGCGGCGAGGCTGAACCCTTCGGCACTATCGCATTCAGCAAGGCGGGCACATACCGCTATGTTATCAGCGAGAACGATCTTGATGAGAGCTATACGAACTACACCAAGGATGATACTGTATACACGCTGACAGTTACTGTAAAGGACGAGAGCGGCGAGTACAAGGCTGTATACTCCATCGAGAAGAACGGCGATAAGGCTGACGAACTGAAGTTCGTGAACATCTATCAGCCAAATCCCGTTGATACAGAACTTGATATCAAGAAGTTCGTAGAGGGCAATGCTCCCGATGAAGATGAGGTCTACACATTTGAACTGACAGGTAAGGACGGCGCTCCTGTTCCCGAGAACACCACTGTTGATATCACAGGTGCGGGCAAGGCTGTATTCGGCAGCTGGACTTACACAGAAGCAGGCGTATATGTATACGAGGTAAGTGAGATCGCAGGCAGCAGCAATAACTGCTCTTACGATAAGACCGTATATACCGTGACCGATACTGTTACCGACAATGACGGCGTGCTTACCGTAAGCAGAGACATTACCGACGGCGACGGAAAGTCTGCTGACGAGGCAGTGTTCGTCAACATCTATGACGATGATGTACCTACCGACGAAGAGGACAGCAGTGAAGCTGATTCTTCAAGCAGACCCGAGAAGGACGATGATTCGTCCCGCGGCGTTGAGACTCCTGAGGATTCTTCATCCAATTCGGAGAGCTCTTCAAGCGAGAGCAGCAGCTCGAAGTCTGATTCTTCTGAAACCAGCAGTGCAGGCGGTTCTACTGTACAGAGCAACTCGAACCCCAACACAGGTGTTAAGAGTCTTGTGGGCATACAGGTAGTTATGCTTGGCGCATTGCTTTGCGTGATGAAAAAGAAGAAAGAGGACAAGTAG